One Kitasatospora sp. MAP12-44 DNA segment encodes these proteins:
- the mreC gene encoding rod shape-determining protein MreC, translating to MRDTRESRLLLILLVAVAFALITVDIKGGESSPLNGARRTAAGLFGPVERAAAGAVDPMARTIRAIRDSGTEQQRLDQIGAENTELRQKLASSDTATGRTKQLDDMLRTAGTGGYTIKAAQVIAIGAAQAFSWTITIDAGSDDGLTRDMTVIDGEGLVGRITMVAPTTSTVLLATDPGFTAGTRMEGSGEIGFASGQGAGPMKVQLLNGKAQVKPGDRLVTFGSQNGRPFVPGVPVGKVLQVQATPGELTKTVLVQPFVSFTRLDLVGVVVVPPRTDPRDAVLPPVPSPPAPPVAAAPAAPASVAPAASGSASASASPQGGN from the coding sequence GTGAGGGACACCCGAGAGAGCCGACTGCTTCTCATCCTGCTGGTGGCCGTGGCCTTCGCGCTGATCACCGTGGATATCAAGGGCGGCGAGAGCTCCCCGCTCAATGGTGCCCGCAGGACCGCGGCCGGGCTGTTCGGCCCGGTCGAGCGCGCCGCCGCGGGGGCCGTCGATCCGATGGCCCGGACGATCCGGGCGATCCGTGACTCCGGCACCGAGCAGCAGCGGCTGGACCAGATCGGTGCGGAGAACACCGAACTGCGCCAGAAGCTGGCCTCCTCCGACACCGCCACCGGCCGCACCAAGCAGCTGGACGACATGCTGCGCACGGCCGGCACCGGCGGCTACACCATCAAGGCCGCCCAGGTGATCGCGATCGGCGCCGCCCAGGCCTTCTCCTGGACCATCACCATCGACGCCGGCAGCGACGACGGGCTGACCCGGGACATGACGGTGATCGACGGCGAGGGCCTGGTCGGCCGGATCACCATGGTCGCCCCGACCACCTCCACCGTGCTGCTCGCCACCGACCCGGGCTTCACCGCCGGGACCCGGATGGAGGGCAGCGGCGAGATCGGCTTCGCCTCCGGCCAGGGCGCCGGGCCGATGAAGGTGCAGCTGCTCAACGGCAAGGCCCAGGTCAAGCCGGGGGACCGGCTGGTCACCTTCGGCTCGCAGAACGGGCGCCCGTTCGTGCCCGGGGTGCCGGTCGGCAAGGTGCTTCAAGTGCAGGCCACGCCGGGCGAGTTGACCAAGACCGTGCTGGTGCAGCCGTTCGTCTCGTTCACCCGGCTCGACCTGGTGGGCGTGGTCGTGGTGCCGCCGCGGACCGATCCGCGCGACGCCGTGCTGCCGCCCGTGCCGAGCCCGCCCGCCCCGCCGGTCGCGGCCGCCCCCGCGGCGCCGGCCTCCGTCGCACCAGCCGCATCCGGATCCGCATCCGCGTCCGCCAGCCCGCAAGGGGGGAACTGA
- a CDS encoding rod shape-determining protein, whose amino-acid sequence MSFMGRDLAIDLGTANTLVYVRGKGIVLNEPSVVAVNTNTGGILAVGSEAKKMIGRTPGNIIAIRPLKDGVIADFEITQRMLRYFIQKIHRRRYLARPRVVVCVPSGITGVERRAVVEASHLAGARQVHIIEEPMAAAIGAGLPVHEPTGNMVVDIGGGTTEVAVISLGGIVTAQSIRVAGDELDNAIVQHIKKEYSLLLGERSAEQIKMSIGSAYGSENEKDEHAEIRGRDLVSGLPKTVVISAAEVREAIDEPVNSIIDAVKTTLDQCPPELAGDVMDRGVVLTGGGALLRGLDERLRRETGMPIHIAENPLDSVALGAGRCVEEFEALQQVLDAQPRR is encoded by the coding sequence CTGTCGTTCATGGGCCGTGACCTGGCGATCGACCTGGGCACTGCCAACACGCTGGTGTACGTCAGGGGCAAGGGGATCGTCCTGAACGAACCGTCGGTCGTCGCGGTCAACACCAACACCGGCGGGATCCTCGCGGTCGGCTCCGAGGCGAAGAAGATGATCGGGCGCACGCCCGGCAACATCATCGCGATCCGGCCCCTCAAGGACGGCGTGATCGCCGACTTCGAGATCACCCAGCGGATGCTGCGCTACTTCATCCAGAAGATCCACCGCCGCCGCTACCTCGCGCGTCCGCGGGTCGTGGTCTGTGTGCCCAGCGGCATCACCGGGGTCGAGCGCCGGGCCGTGGTCGAGGCCAGCCACCTGGCCGGCGCCCGCCAGGTGCACATCATCGAGGAGCCGATGGCCGCCGCGATCGGCGCCGGCCTGCCGGTCCACGAGCCCACCGGCAACATGGTGGTGGACATCGGCGGCGGCACCACCGAGGTCGCGGTCATCTCGCTCGGCGGCATCGTCACCGCGCAGTCCATCCGAGTGGCCGGCGACGAGCTCGACAACGCGATCGTCCAGCACATCAAGAAGGAGTACTCGCTGCTGCTCGGCGAGCGCAGTGCCGAGCAGATCAAGATGAGCATCGGCTCCGCCTACGGGTCGGAGAACGAGAAGGACGAGCACGCCGAGATCCGCGGCCGCGACCTGGTCAGCGGTCTGCCCAAGACCGTGGTGATCTCCGCCGCCGAGGTCCGCGAGGCCATCGACGAGCCGGTCAACTCCATCATCGACGCCGTCAAGACCACGCTGGACCAGTGCCCGCCGGAGCTGGCGGGCGATGTGATGGACCGTGGGGTGGTGCTCACCGGCGGTGGCGCGCTGCTGCGCGGCCTGGACGAGCGGCTGCGCCGCGAGACCGGCATGCCGATCCACATCGCGGAGAACCCGCTGGACTCGGTGGCGCTCGGCGCGGGCCGCTGCGTCGAGGAGTTCGAGGCCCTGCAGCAGGTCCTGGACGCGCAGCCGCGCCGCTAG
- the ndk gene encoding nucleoside-diphosphate kinase: MSQRTLVLLKPDAVQRGLAGEIISRIERKAGWRLTAVELRTFDRATLETHYAEHLGRPFYEPLLEFMTSGPSIALIVEGENVIPGIRALAGATDPLVAGAGTIRGDYATITRENLIHASDSEASAEREIKIFFPSHA; this comes from the coding sequence GTGTCCCAGCGCACTCTCGTCCTGCTCAAGCCCGACGCCGTCCAGCGCGGCCTGGCCGGCGAGATCATCAGCCGGATCGAGCGCAAGGCCGGCTGGCGGCTGACCGCCGTCGAGCTGCGCACCTTCGACCGCGCGACGCTGGAGACCCACTACGCCGAGCACCTGGGCCGGCCGTTCTACGAGCCGCTGCTCGAGTTCATGACCTCCGGCCCGTCGATCGCGCTGATCGTCGAGGGCGAGAACGTGATCCCGGGCATCCGCGCGCTGGCCGGAGCCACCGACCCGCTGGTCGCCGGCGCCGGCACGATCCGCGGCGACTACGCGACGATCACCCGCGAGAACCTGATCCACGCCTCCGACTCCGAGGCGTCCGCCGAGCGCGAGATCAAGATCTTCTTCCCCTCGCACGCCTGA
- a CDS encoding DUF4233 domain-containing protein, with protein MRILCSSTLIGEVLLIMFAALVAMQLSSVPAATIWTVSGIAMLLCVLLCGMITRPGAVAVGWALQLGLIASGIVLPTMYGLGLVFAGLWWCSVHYGRRIDVLKAERAAHAR; from the coding sequence ATGCGTATCCTCTGCTCCTCCACCCTGATCGGCGAGGTCCTGCTGATCATGTTCGCGGCCCTGGTCGCGATGCAGCTCTCCAGCGTCCCCGCCGCCACCATCTGGACGGTCAGCGGCATCGCGATGCTGCTCTGCGTCCTGCTCTGCGGCATGATCACCCGCCCGGGTGCGGTCGCGGTGGGCTGGGCGCTGCAGCTCGGCCTGATCGCCAGCGGCATCGTGCTGCCGACCATGTACGGCCTCGGCCTGGTCTTCGCGGGCCTGTGGTGGTGCTCGGTGCACTACGGCCGCCGGATCGACGTCCTCAAGGCCGAGCGCGCCGCTCACGCAAGGTAG
- a CDS encoding folylpolyglutamate synthase/dihydrofolate synthase family protein, whose protein sequence is MTHPAARSPAGPRPLRRLVRVSSSAGQNPYTVRPNSEDPAEQPVGLGDIEAELAKRWPENKLEPSLDRIAALMDLLGQPQRAYPAIHITGTNGKTSTARMVEQLLNAFELRTGRYTSPHVESVTERISLDGQPISVERFVETYRDIEPYIRMVDETQPIPLSFFEVLTGMAYAAFADAPVDVAVVEVGMGGSWDATNVLDGSVAVITPISLDHTDKLGNTTGEIAVEKAGIIKQGAIAVVSQQPLDAAKTILAHAVRVDATVAREGMEFGVLNREVAVGGQLVTLRGLGGTEYSDIFLPLHGEHQAHNAALALAAVEAFFGIGAARQGGLDLDKVRGALSTVSSPGRLEVVRRSPTIVLDAAHNPAGAQVTAAAITEAFAFTRLVGVIGTSGDKDVTGLLEAFEPILNEIVVTQNSTHRAMPVDALAAQAVEVFGEDRVQVETNLDDAIEAAVTLAEESGDLIGAGVLITGSVITVGEARLLLGRRR, encoded by the coding sequence CTGACCCACCCGGCCGCCCGGTCGCCTGCCGGACCCCGGCCACTCCGTAGACTGGTGCGCGTGAGCAGCAGCGCCGGGCAGAACCCGTACACCGTCCGCCCCAACAGCGAGGACCCCGCCGAACAGCCGGTGGGCCTTGGCGACATCGAGGCCGAGCTGGCCAAGCGCTGGCCCGAGAACAAACTCGAACCCTCGCTCGACCGGATCGCCGCGCTGATGGATCTCCTGGGCCAGCCCCAGCGGGCCTACCCCGCGATCCACATCACCGGCACCAACGGCAAGACCTCCACGGCCCGGATGGTGGAGCAGCTGCTGAACGCCTTCGAGCTGCGCACCGGCCGCTACACCAGCCCGCACGTCGAGTCGGTGACCGAGCGGATCAGCCTGGACGGCCAGCCGATCAGCGTCGAGCGCTTCGTGGAGACCTACCGCGACATCGAGCCCTACATCCGGATGGTCGACGAGACCCAGCCGATCCCGCTCTCCTTCTTCGAGGTGCTGACCGGCATGGCGTACGCGGCCTTCGCCGACGCCCCGGTGGACGTCGCGGTGGTCGAGGTCGGGATGGGCGGCAGCTGGGACGCCACCAACGTGCTGGACGGCTCGGTCGCGGTGATCACCCCGATCTCGCTGGACCACACCGACAAGCTCGGCAACACCACCGGCGAGATCGCCGTGGAGAAGGCCGGCATCATCAAGCAGGGCGCCATCGCGGTGGTCTCCCAGCAGCCGCTGGACGCCGCGAAGACGATCCTCGCGCACGCCGTACGCGTGGACGCCACGGTGGCCCGCGAGGGCATGGAGTTCGGCGTGCTGAACCGCGAGGTCGCGGTCGGCGGGCAGCTGGTGACGCTGCGCGGCCTCGGTGGCACCGAGTACTCGGACATCTTCCTTCCGCTGCACGGCGAGCACCAGGCGCACAACGCGGCGCTGGCGCTGGCCGCGGTCGAGGCCTTCTTCGGCATCGGCGCGGCCCGCCAGGGCGGCCTGGACCTCGACAAGGTGCGCGGCGCGCTCTCCACGGTGAGCTCCCCGGGCCGCCTGGAGGTCGTCCGGCGCAGCCCCACCATCGTGCTGGACGCCGCGCACAACCCGGCCGGCGCCCAGGTGACGGCGGCCGCGATCACCGAGGCCTTCGCCTTCACCCGGCTGGTCGGCGTGATCGGCACCAGCGGCGACAAGGACGTCACCGGCCTGCTGGAGGCCTTCGAGCCGATCCTGAACGAGATCGTGGTCACCCAGAACTCCACCCACCGCGCGATGCCGGTGGACGCGCTGGCCGCCCAGGCGGTGGAGGTCTTCGGTGAGGACCGGGTCCAGGTCGAGACCAACCTGGACGACGCGATCGAGGCGGCCGTCACCCTGGCCGAGGAGAGCGGCGACCTGATCGGCGCCGGAGTCCTGATCACCGGCTCGGTGATCACCGTCGGTGAGGCCCGTCTGCTGCTCGGCCGGAGGCGATGA